The DNA window GTGTCATATTGAACGAGAAGTTCAGAATCGGCGTCACAAcagtggatcgactatcggatcgccaAGTGGCTGTTAAAATAGACAAATAGACATAGAGGAGGGaaattgcgagtcgtctctgcttatgcgccacaggtgGGCTgtggtgaagaagagaaggtgTGCTTctgggaagatctggagcagtatgTCCTATCTCTGAAAGTAAAAGAAGCACCTATAATcagaggagacttcaacgggcatgtcggttctcggaaagacggcTTCGAGAGGACACGGCTATTGAGCTCGTAACGAAATAACGGAATAatgacgggttgcgaatcctggaatatgctgttgcaagtagcttgatcattgctaacacgcagtattgGAAAATACAACCGCATTTGATCATGTACACCAGTGGCgatcgtgaaacacaaatagatttctggattttatgCCGATGGGGTTGCCGACCTCTGCAacattcaaaagtcatccctacagaccatgttgCCGCTCCACACCATCtcatggacttgaaaatcttccGTCCAAAGAAGAGGAATCCAAGGACTGGAACGCAGCGCATCAAATAGTGGAATCTGAAGGGAGGTATTCTCCGCaaccgtggctccatctacacttctcCACCCTACCTGTGGTGTGGAGGAAACGTGatcgtctacttccagcgtcatacgcttgaccgctgagaacactctgggaaaaaCGATACTAGGTAAGACCAGTATGCAAAAGGCTaagtggttttggaacgaggacgTTCAAGTGGTAATTCGTGAAAAGAAATCCGAATAGAAGCTCCGGTGGAGGACACGTCAATCCGAAGATCGTAGCGCTTTCCTatcggcgaagagggaggctaagaagacAATCGCCTAAGCGAAGTCAGACCACTACAAGAAACCGCTAATAGGTACGGCATGCtagataccagagaaggcgactgggcagtgtatcgtttagtcattgctcaacgttggatatgcagcgcaccaagattgttaagggagctgatggcgCCCTTGGGCGTCGCTTTGgccagatcctggagaggtgacGAGAGTACTCAGTTGtataacgaagagttctgccatcctcccatcccaactgtTTCCAACGTCGAAGGTCGTGTTTTGCCAGTTAATGcagtcgaagtcagtgctgcgcAAAAActaagtcgaacaaggcaaccggtcatAATCACATACCTACTGATGTCTGGAAAGCTGCTAAGTgatcgcaactctatttaacaagatcgttggtGAAGACAGGACTCTAGACTTTTGGCAACCGTTTCGCCGTACCTGCCTGGAAAGGAAACGGAGACATTGCTGAGTGCTATTCTTAtatgcctatacgactgctgtgccatacgatgaaggtttttgagcgtgtgctggaagctcgtctgaggaaaattgttagcgtttcactcaaccagtgcggctttgtgaaggactgcagcactacaGATGTTATCCATGCTGTTCGCGTCCTTtgtggagaaacatcgagagaagaaccgcggTTTGGATTTTGCATTCCTTGATCTCGATAAACCTTTCGACTGTGTCTCAGATGAGCTGTCGATGGATGTCAATGAGGTGGcatcgcatagagtaccagaagagtACGTGCGGTAGActaagctgctttatgcgaagcctacaaACGTTGTACGgcgtgctgctggaacaagcaggccatccCCTCACAAGTAGGTGTTTATCAGGGTTCATCACTCTCACCCCTGCTGTTCGTACTGTACATGGATACGATAATGAAGGGAATCTATCATCCGTGGaccctactctttgccgacgatgtcatgctcgcgtcggagtctcgagatgatcttgaACCACAAGTACATCCTTGGAAAGATCCGTTGCAGCAACACGGACTGCGCCTCAATCtgtcaaaaactgagtacatgaaGTACGGAGCAAGGATAGAATATGGTTCAATTCGcgtcgatggcaccgaattaaacaggGTGGagtgtttcaagtaccttggatccaaagtgacttccacaggcgacattgaccAAGAATGTCGAGCACGCGTTAATGCGGCATGAAAGGAATGGAAAATGACAACaggcgtactgtgcgacaagaaagacCCTGTTTGACTAGAGTCGAACATCTACAGCATGGTTGTGCGTTCTGGTTCCCTtcacggatgcgagtgctggccgacgacgaagccttggaaagagtgttgcACACTGTgaagatgcggatgttgaggtggacgataagtgtaacgctaaaagacaaagtatccaacgacactgtacgcTCCATCGTCAGCTTCGTACCGAtaactgaaa is part of the Necator americanus strain Aroian chromosome V, whole genome shotgun sequence genome and encodes:
- a CDS encoding hypothetical protein (NECATOR_CHRV.G19940.T1), with amino-acid sequence MLDTREGDWAVYRLVIAQRWICSAPRLLRELMAPLGVALARSWRGDESTQLYNEEFCHPPIPTVSNVEGRVLPVNAVEVSAAQKLSRTRQPVIITYLLMSGKLLSDRNSI
- a CDS encoding hypothetical protein (NECATOR_CHRV.G19941.T1), which translates into the protein MLSMLFASFVEKHREKNRGLDFAFLDLDKPFDCVSDELSMDVNEGSSLSPLLFVLYMDTIMKGIYHPWTLLFADDVMLASESRDDLEPQVHPWKDPLQQHGLRLNLSKTEYMKYGARIEYGSIRVDGTELNRVECFKYLGSKVTSTGDIDQECRARVNAA